The Branchiostoma lanceolatum isolate klBraLanc5 chromosome 3, klBraLanc5.hap2, whole genome shotgun sequence DNA segment ttttaaaaagaatgaatcatcatcattaaatgGAATGAATTTGATGACAATTGGTTAAAAGAAATGGCACATATTACACATATAATTCTGATTTTTGTCTTCGTCATTTCTGTCTAGTTGACTCCCGACTTCTTCGGGCCATGGCGAGCCATGACAACCGACCGACCACCACTCCGGGTGCGCTGGGCCGCAGATCGCTCTCTCCCCCCAAAACCACCCCAGAAACATCGCCCCGACCCAAGACAACCTTGACCGAGAGAAACTCCGTGACCTCCTTCGGTCACTACATGGAGACAGGAAAAGCAGTCTCTTTCAACCAGCCTATCCGTTTCTCTAGTACACACGGAAAGAACATTGAGTTGTCGTCCGACAGAAGAACTGCTTGTAGAACGGACAGTTTCTGTAACGGCGTCACGTTTAGTCACAGACCCATAAGGATGGGAGAGAAGGTACACTTGAAGATGAATAAGGTACAGCTTGGATGGAGGGGAGTCTTGAAGCTAGGATTCACCACTACGAACCCGTGCACTGTGGATTCCGAGTCACTCCCGGAGTATGCAGTACCAGACACTTCAAAACGAGCAAGGTATTTTCCCGCCTCCTTTCTAGCAATGGCAATGACAAtgaaatatattgcaaattcatgaccaGGATGGGCTAAGTGCATTAAGTTAGATAAATGAAATTAACGACGATAAGAATCAAGCGCACTGATGACATTGTTTGAGACTGCCGGAGGGAAACTCAAACCGTTTTGTAAGATCACGCACGTTCTCGCTAGGCTGTGCTCTCGCGGGAAcacgtttcaaaatggcgcctcCAGTTGCAACGGAGTCAATAATTCTATCAACAATCAATTACCCTTTGTTATCAATTTAATTGGGAGAAGAGCATATTTTCTTGACTTAAAAGTAacctgcaaacaaacaaacaaacaaacaagcaaacaaagaagactgtgctgtgtgtttgtattgaGCTTTGAAGATTTCTGAAATGGCTTTGGCAGCTATCGAACGTTCTAAACCTTACATTTAAGTCACTTTGAGTAATTAGTCAGTATAAATACAATAGTGTTTGCACCTATTAATAAACAAAAATCTTAGTTTGCAGAGAGGAACATAATGCTGTCTGTAATAGAGCAAACAGAAACTGGACATGTTGCAAATAATATATTCTGCTACGGTAAACCTCAACTCGAGGACATTCTGAACGCACAACCATAGTATGGTAATATTGAAAGGACACTTTGTTATACCTTATCTCCTTACAGATACTGGGCGCTTCCAATGATGGAGAAATATGCCCAGAAGGACAACATCTTTTCGTTCTTCCTTACCGAGAAGGGCGCCGTCAACTATTCCATCAACTTAGAGAACAAAGGGGTCTTCTTGGAGGGGTTAGATGAAAGCAAGCCGCTCTGGGCACTCATCGACGTCTTCGGCAAGACAGAGGAGATTTCCATCGTcggtgagtgtgtttgtgtttgtttgtttgtgtgtgagtgtgtgtatgtatgtgtgtgtttgtgtgtgtttgcgtttgcgtatttgtgtttgtatgtgtgtgcgtctgtatATGTGtacgcgcgcgtgtgtgtgtatgcatgtatgtactaTGTGTCTGAGTGTATGGATGTGTCTTtctgtgtctctctgtgtgtccGTCTGAGTGTCTATgggtttatttgtgtgtgtgtttatttgtgtgtgtgtgtgtgtgtgtgtgtgtgtatgtgtgtgtgtgtgtttatttgtgtgtgtgtgtgtgtgtgtgtgtgtgtgtgtgtgtgtgtgtgtttctctcgTGCAGTTGCGTTATGTTTTGCCAGAGGGAGCTTACTACTTTGGTGGTGAATTCTACTATCTTCGATTACCTTTTCATTGATAAATCAGTTGCCTTTGGAGATTGGACCTGAAATAATATTTTAATTGTCTACGAGAAATCTTCActcaaatattcttaatgtttctaGTTGATCAGCAACTTGGTATGAAAATCAGGGGAAACTTAATGCAACACCTAATTATTCAGCAGCATTTAGATACTCTAGACTGTGGCTATTAGTATTGCAAAGAAAATCAAGTTATTGAAATAATCATAAAATATGCAACCAACTTAAGGTgtctttttttaccttttttacgGTTACTCAATAACAAATGCTTCTCTACTTGTTGTGAATCTTGTAACTATACATGGAAAATGATAACCgataataacaaataaaagaAGATCTTCTTATCAATCATGTATCTTATCGTTGTCTTTTCAGATGAAGATGCAGCAAAAGAGGCGGTCGAGGCTTTCGAGAAGTCGGTAGGTAACCACAAGGGCGACGGTGACGAGGATCCCGATCATTTATCCCGCATCTTCTTCCACAACATGCGCGGCACCAACATCCGGTTGGAGGACAAACACAAGGTGGTTCGCCGGAAACGGAACACTTTCTGGAACAGCCTGACGTTTACATCACGACCTATGGTGACCAATGAGATGCTCTTCGTGGAAGTCGTGGAAGTGAACGCCCAGTACGCAGGCGCGATGGGGTTCGGGGTGACGGCATGTGATCCGGCCAAGCTCGCCGGCGATACGGAAAAGACCGGTTTGCCGGACAATGCCGACATCTTGGTCATGAAGCGGTCGGAACTGTCGGAATACTGGAAACTGAGTAGAGAACTGAAAGTGCCCTCTAGCGGAGACAAACTGAGCTTCATGATCACGGAAGAAGGAAACGTTCATTATGATGTGAACGGGGCTGGCTCCATCGTGCTACTGAACGTTGACCTCAACATTGGACCACTGTGGGCACTCTTCGACGTGTACGGGAGCACGCAAGCCATCAGACTATTGGGTAAGCACAGATTCGATCAAATCATTCTTAAAGCAGATGCAAGCTAcaatatgggagattctttatacacaaccaggtattgatctctaTCGGTTTCGATGTCTATCGGAAATAAAATGCAAGCTATGTTTGGTTCAGTATATTACGCGTTTCTTTTGGGTGGGGTATGTTTGGAGTCTTCCTAGCGAGcaagtttaagaaaaaaaaatctgaattagatgaaaatgataaaacatttggCCCAACCTTATATCTGATTGGAATTTACAGAGTCCTAGCATCTTGCTGTTATGACTTGTGAAAATTGGAAAATGAAGAACTCTTCACCATTATGTTAAAGAAAGAATGAACAGCACATGATCAATATTGGTCACATGGTAATCGTAGTAGTCGTTGCTTTATAAGAAATCGCATACTTCTAGATGATTGTAAGCTGTACATCATTGAAGTCTTCTTGCTGAAAAAAGCGAAGCAACAGGTGGTCCAACAGCGCACCTAGCGGACTTCTCTTAATCGCAGCAACTAAATTTTGTGCCAGTTATATACAGAAATTGCACCAATTTTGCAATCAATAATCTTCTCGCCCCTATCCCTATAACGTTATCTAAAAAAGT contains these protein-coding regions:
- the LOC136429577 gene encoding E3 ubiquitin-protein ligase NEURL1-like; this translates as MRTDSRGSMEGVQLDDDDENPRRRRRQIAGWDISALIRIDSRLLRAMASHDNRPTTTPGALGRRSLSPPKTTPETSPRPKTTLTERNSVTSFGHYMETGKAVSFNQPIRFSSTHGKNIELSSDRRTACRTDSFCNGVTFSHRPIRMGEKVHLKMNKVQLGWRGVLKLGFTTTNPCTVDSESLPEYAVPDTSKRARYWALPMMEKYAQKDNIFSFFLTEKGAVNYSINLENKGVFLEGLDESKPLWALIDVFGKTEEISIVDEDAAKEAVEAFEKSVGNHKGDGDEDPDHLSRIFFHNMRGTNIRLEDKHKVVRRKRNTFWNSLTFTSRPMVTNEMLFVEVVEVNAQYAGAMGFGVTACDPAKLAGDTEKTGLPDNADILVMKRSELSEYWKLSRELKVPSSGDKLSFMITEEGNVHYDVNGAGSIVLLNVDLNIGPLWALFDVYGSTQAIRLLGVIKCEDTLREEEQSQEEDDLEDVLMGTKPKQAELDADTECSMCYKKERPKDSVVYPCAHVCLCHLCAIKLKKYIPKAYCPVCSSPVKEVIRLLAF